In Candidatus Zixiibacteriota bacterium, the DNA window GTCGGTGGCTGGAATCGCTATGGCCGTGGATGGTGGAGCGGTACGATTCGCTGGCCCGGTCCCGAGCGGAGGCCTGGAAAGCCGGGCAATCGCGTCAGTAGTCGCGAGGCGCGGGGTGACAGGACCGGGCGTCTCGGCTCAGGGAACGAACGTGGATCGGTAGGGCGCGTTTGCTTCATACCCGCCACGCTGTCATAGTGTCCGGCTGTTGTCGGGTTTCTCGCTTGAATTGTCAATGCTCGGAACCCGACCTACGGCTGGTATCCGGAAGTCACAGTCCCATTAAACAAAACCCGGGGTCGTTCGTTCTTAGGCTCAGCAGGCTGGGAGCCAGGGGACAGGCACCAAGAAGGCACCGGATTCACAGGGTAAATCGCTCCGGCACCAATTCGGGGCGCAACAAGAACGTGGGATTACGCACCCTGGTGAAAAGAGGACTCTGGCAATGGTACATTCCTGCAAGCACTGGTCTCGGTCAGTCTGCGTCAGTCTGGTCGGAACAAGCCTGATACTCGCGACCGCGGTATCGGCGACCACTACATCCCCTCTGGTGTTCAACCCGAAACTGGAGACGCGCAAGCTGGCCAGTGAGATCAAGATCGACGGCAAACTCGACGATACCGGCTGGTACTCGGCCGGGCGTGCGGCTGGTTTCGTGGAGCGGTACCCCGGCAACAATGCGCCGCCGCCCGTCAGGACCGAGGCGTTGATTACCTACGACGACAGCAAACTATATGTCGCGTTTGCCTGTCTCGACGATCCCGGACACATCCGCGCCACCATGGCGCAACGGGATCAATACTACGGCGACGACGAGGTCATTTTCTGCCTCGACACTTACGGCGACGCCGCCTGGGCGTATGAGTTTCAGGTAAACCCGTACGGAATCCAGAAGGACTTCCTGTGGACCAAGGTCCTCGGAGAAAACCGGGGATTCGATCTCATCTGGGAATCGGCCGCTCATATCAACGATTCCGGTTATACCGTGGAGATGGCCATCCCGTTTGCCAGTCTTAGATTTCCAAACAAAGATATCCAGAGCTGGCGGGTCGACTTCCAGCGCGGGCATCCGCGCGAGACTACCCGCTTCTACTCCTGGTCGCCGAACACCTATGACGAACAGTGTTGGCCATGCCAGTGGGGGACTGTCGAAGGCATAACCGGAGTTCGCCCCGGCAAGGGGCTGGAAATACTGCCGTCGTTTGTCTCCACCCAGGCCGGCGAGCTGGCCGGGATGCGGGAACTGTCTACTTCCCAGATCAATCCCGATACCTCGTTCCAGAACGGTGATATTCTCGGCGAGCTTTCGATCGGCGCGAAGTACTCGGTGAACTCCGACGTGACAATCGAGGGTACTTACAATCCGGATTTCAGCCAGGTAGAAGCCGACGCCGCCCAGGTGGATGTGAACTCGACCGTGTCGCTCTTCTATCCCGAGCGGAGGCCGTTTTTCCAGGAAGGCTCCGATCTGTTCATAACTCTGTTTAACTCATTCTATACTCGAATGGTGAATGATCCCGACGTTGCGGCCAAAGTGACTGCACGATGGAACCGTTTTAGCCTGGCCTATACCATGGCGCACGATGAGAATTCGCCTTACTCGATACCGGTCGAGGAACGGGGCTGGACCCCGGTGATCGGCAAGAGCACGGTCAATGTGGTGCGAGGGCTGGGCAATGTCGGGAGCGGCTCGACACTCGGT includes these proteins:
- a CDS encoding DUF5916 domain-containing protein, whose translation is MVHSCKHWSRSVCVSLVGTSLILATAVSATTTSPLVFNPKLETRKLASEIKIDGKLDDTGWYSAGRAAGFVERYPGNNAPPPVRTEALITYDDSKLYVAFACLDDPGHIRATMAQRDQYYGDDEVIFCLDTYGDAAWAYEFQVNPYGIQKDFLWTKVLGENRGFDLIWESAAHINDSGYTVEMAIPFASLRFPNKDIQSWRVDFQRGHPRETTRFYSWSPNTYDEQCWPCQWGTVEGITGVRPGKGLEILPSFVSTQAGELAGMRELSTSQINPDTSFQNGDILGELSIGAKYSVNSDVTIEGTYNPDFSQVEADAAQVDVNSTVSLFYPERRPFFQEGSDLFITLFNSFYTRMVNDPDVAAKVTARWNRFSLAYTMAHDENSPYSIPVEERGWTPVIGKSTVNVVRGLGNVGSGSTLGFLVSHRGYEHDGAGSILAGDMEIKLSRSYTVVGQGVISHTREPKITDPVQIEKLALPSGSMFDNNKYTVDLDGEKYWGTAFISQFRRRARHWNFTINYDQLTPTYRTQVGYDPWNDQKTFFAFTTYNFRPTSGIFERIGPQIGVSRRWSFGAGDEEVVRKWARFNTNVSANLRWAQTYIEMGTEQGSQRWFGHEYDKLFTARLTVFSQPHSKLGYNFTYRYGQGPAVFANAKGNETGVNAGLDLKPIDRLVVEPSFNYSRSKHTDTHDVLFEETILRSRFRFQVNPRLSLRLVVQYDDYDVNVFVGAPAYYHISGRTWEFDPLLTYRINSFSMFYFGSTHDLLDFGVPTDGFDLPDSAPSQWRQSSRQFFMKLQYLFQI